Proteins encoded within one genomic window of Gammaproteobacteria bacterium:
- a CDS encoding heavy metal translocating P-type ATPase, which translates to MTGASHCFHCGAALREAPVHRLVVDGRQVALCGPACHEIASRIVEDGLEGFYRFRSGPVPPSGAAAEATRWATYDRPVLQREFVVDRADGSREAQLLVQGVRCAACSWLIERAMTGVPGVRGISVDPLTTRTRLAWDPARTTLSTLLARIAALGYDPCPFTDDEGDRAAAQERNQALRQLVVAGFGMSAVMSYATAIYLGATQGMDAQTAHFLRLVSLLVATPVVFYSATPFFAGAWRGLRNLHPGMDLPVALAIAASYAASVWNTFANEGEVYFDSAVMFVFFLSAARFLEMAGRHRASSLTGALARHLPRVATRLVAGRGEAVAVAELEPGDLVLVQPGQAFPVDGLLESDGARVDESLLTGESRPLRRERGERIIAGSINLLAAATVRVERTGAGTVLAQISQLITSARAERPRLVQLADRVGAWFVTAVLVLAALVGVAWWAIEPDRAFEVVLSVLVVTCPCALALATPAAFTVGMSALARQGVLLRRAGALEVLGRVTDMVFDKTGTLTEHATGIQHIEALDGGDPQQALAAAAALESRSEHPLARAFPKPAGTPDVAGVRAVPGRGIEGRVDGEPLRLGSREFALGLAAQATAAAGNEPEQELQSVYLGDARGLRARFDIAEQLRPGTAEALQALARESVTVAIASGDQPGPVRAVARRLGIGRYTAQLQPQDKLALVRGLQQQGRTVAMVGDGINDSPVLAGADVSIAIGSGTSLAQHAADCVLVGAGIGALPRAVALARRTLRIVRQNLAWALAYNAIAVPLAALGLLAPWVAAIGMSASSLLVTFNALRLGRLPAAPAAAAAEAAPGTSTDGVAA; encoded by the coding sequence GCGGCCCGGCCTGCCACGAGATCGCGAGCCGCATCGTCGAAGACGGTCTCGAGGGCTTCTACCGCTTCCGCAGCGGCCCGGTGCCGCCCAGTGGCGCAGCAGCCGAGGCGACGCGCTGGGCCACCTATGACCGGCCGGTCCTGCAGCGCGAATTCGTGGTGGATCGCGCCGACGGCAGCCGCGAGGCACAGCTGCTGGTGCAGGGCGTGCGCTGTGCCGCCTGCTCATGGCTGATCGAGCGCGCCATGACCGGCGTGCCGGGCGTGCGCGGCATCAGTGTCGATCCGCTGACGACGCGCACCCGCCTGGCCTGGGATCCGGCCAGGACGACGCTGTCGACGCTGCTGGCACGCATCGCGGCGCTCGGCTACGACCCCTGCCCCTTCACCGACGACGAGGGCGACCGGGCCGCGGCGCAGGAACGCAACCAGGCGCTGCGGCAGCTGGTCGTCGCCGGCTTCGGCATGTCGGCGGTGATGAGCTATGCCACCGCCATCTACCTTGGCGCCACCCAGGGCATGGACGCGCAGACCGCGCACTTCCTGCGCCTGGTCAGCCTGCTGGTGGCGACACCGGTGGTGTTCTACTCCGCCACGCCGTTCTTCGCCGGCGCCTGGCGCGGGCTGCGCAACCTGCACCCGGGCATGGACCTGCCGGTGGCACTGGCCATCGCCGCCAGCTACGCCGCCAGCGTCTGGAACACGTTCGCCAACGAGGGCGAGGTCTATTTCGACTCCGCAGTGATGTTCGTGTTTTTTCTCTCCGCCGCCCGCTTCCTGGAAATGGCCGGGCGCCACCGCGCCTCGAGCCTGACCGGTGCCCTGGCACGCCACCTGCCGCGGGTGGCGACACGCCTCGTGGCAGGCCGGGGCGAGGCCGTTGCCGTGGCCGAGCTCGAACCCGGGGACCTGGTGCTGGTGCAGCCCGGGCAGGCCTTCCCGGTGGACGGCCTGCTCGAAAGCGACGGCGCGCGCGTGGACGAATCCCTGCTCACCGGTGAATCCCGCCCGCTGCGGCGCGAGCGCGGCGAGCGCATCATCGCCGGCAGCATCAACCTGCTCGCCGCGGCCACCGTGCGCGTGGAACGCACCGGCGCCGGGACCGTGCTCGCGCAGATCAGCCAGCTGATCACCTCGGCGCGCGCCGAGCGGCCGCGGCTGGTGCAGCTCGCCGACCGTGTCGGCGCCTGGTTCGTGACGGCGGTGCTGGTGCTCGCGGCGCTGGTGGGCGTGGCCTGGTGGGCCATCGAGCCGGACCGGGCCTTCGAGGTGGTGCTGTCAGTGCTGGTGGTCACCTGCCCCTGCGCGCTGGCGCTGGCGACGCCGGCCGCCTTCACCGTGGGCATGAGCGCGCTGGCACGCCAGGGCGTGCTGCTGCGCCGGGCCGGAGCGCTGGAGGTGCTGGGCCGGGTCACCGACATGGTGTTCGACAAGACCGGCACGCTCACCGAGCATGCCACCGGCATCCAGCACATCGAGGCGCTGGACGGCGGCGACCCGCAGCAGGCGCTGGCGGCGGCCGCGGCGCTGGAGTCCCGCTCGGAGCACCCGCTGGCGCGCGCCTTCCCGAAGCCCGCGGGAACACCCGATGTCGCCGGGGTGCGTGCCGTGCCCGGCCGCGGCATCGAAGGCCGGGTGGACGGCGAGCCGCTGCGCCTCGGCTCGCGCGAGTTCGCCCTCGGTCTTGCTGCACAGGCCACGGCTGCTGCCGGCAACGAGCCGGAACAGGAGCTGCAGTCCGTCTACCTCGGCGACGCCCGCGGCCTGCGGGCGCGCTTCGACATCGCCGAGCAGCTGCGGCCCGGGACGGCCGAGGCGCTGCAGGCCCTGGCCCGCGAGTCGGTGACGGTGGCCATCGCCAGCGGCGACCAGCCGGGCCCGGTGCGCGCCGTGGCACGCCGTCTCGGCATCGGGCGCTACACCGCGCAGCTGCAGCCCCAGGACAAGCTCGCCCTGGTGCGCGGCCTGCAGCAGCAGGGCCGCACCGTCGCCATGGTGGGCGATGGCATCAACGATTCCCCGGTGCTGGCCGGCGCGGACGTCTCCATCGCCATCGGCAGCGGCACCTCGCTGGCGCAGCACGCCGCCGACTGCGTGCTGGTCGGTGCCGGCATCGGCGCGCTGCCGCGGGCCGTGGCGCTGGCGCGGCGCACCCTGCGCATCGTGCGCCAGAACCTCGCCTGGGCGCTGGCCTACAACGCCATCGCCGTGCCGCTCGCCGCGCTGGGCCTGCTGGCGCCGTGGGTGGCGGCGATCGGCATGTCGGCGAGCTCGCTGCTGGTCACCTTCAATGCGCTGCGGCTCGGCCGGCTGCCCGCCGCGCCGGCAGCCGCCGCGGCTGAGGCTGCGCCCGGCACCAGCACCGACGGAGTCGCCGCGTGA
- the ccoS gene encoding cbb3-type cytochrome oxidase assembly protein CcoS, with translation MNSLYLLIPLGLMLLVAAVAAFFWAVRNGQFDDLETPAWRIPMDDDGRPPKRGE, from the coding sequence GTGAACAGCCTCTACCTGCTGATTCCCCTCGGCCTCATGCTGCTGGTCGCCGCGGTCGCCGCCTTCTTCTGGGCAGTGCGCAACGGGCAGTTCGACGACCTGGAGACGCCAGCCTGGCGTATCCCGATGGATGATGACGGGCGGCCGCCTAAACGAGGGGAATAG
- a CDS encoding putative toxin-antitoxin system toxin component, PIN family produces the protein MRVVADTNTVVSAFLWGGLPAEVLVTAREGRITLLTSAALLAELEDVLAREKFAARIAQVGSSAAQMIAGYRALATPVRPAVIDPTAHDPDDDHVLACALGAQAALIVTRDRDLLTLGTFRDIRILAARETLDLIATAAR, from the coding sequence GTGCGCGTCGTCGCTGACACCAACACCGTCGTCTCGGCGTTCCTCTGGGGTGGATTACCCGCCGAGGTCCTCGTCACCGCGCGTGAAGGGCGCATCACGCTGCTCACCAGCGCCGCGCTGCTTGCCGAGCTCGAGGACGTACTCGCGCGTGAGAAGTTCGCTGCCCGCATCGCCCAGGTCGGCAGCTCCGCGGCGCAGATGATCGCCGGCTACCGCGCATTGGCCACGCCCGTGCGGCCCGCCGTGATCGATCCCACCGCGCACGACCCTGACGATGATCACGTCCTCGCCTGCGCCCTCGGCGCACAGGCCGCCCTCATCGTTACCCGCGACCGCGATCTGCTCACCCTCGGCACGTTCCGCGACATCCGCATCCTCGCCGCCCGCGAGACGCTCGACCTCATCGCCACCGCCGCACGCTGA